A single window of Luteipulveratus halotolerans DNA harbors:
- a CDS encoding helix-turn-helix domain-containing protein, giving the protein MSPRRHLAPVRTLRPAQEGAQRRTPPAPLLREVYGGLLRKARHDQGRTLADVADEAGVSMPYLSEVERGLKEPSSEVLEALCGALGAGVADLVGAAHRELTSAVEPVTPLRSTAVTPAGTGHEAVLLAA; this is encoded by the coding sequence ATGAGCCCGCGACGTCACCTCGCTCCGGTCCGCACGCTGCGCCCGGCGCAGGAGGGCGCCCAGCGTCGTACGCCGCCGGCCCCGCTGCTGCGCGAGGTCTACGGCGGGCTGCTGCGCAAGGCCCGTCACGACCAGGGCCGCACCCTCGCGGACGTCGCCGACGAGGCGGGCGTGTCGATGCCCTATCTGTCCGAGGTCGAGCGGGGGCTCAAGGAGCCGTCGTCCGAGGTGCTCGAGGCGTTGTGCGGCGCGCTCGGCGCCGGGGTCGCCGACCTCGTGGGCGCCGCCCACCGTGAGCTCACGTCCGCGGTCGAGCCGGTCACGCCGCTGCGCAGCACGGCCGTGACCCCCGCCGGCACCGGGCATGAGGCCGTGCTGCTCGCGGCCTGA
- a CDS encoding thiolase family protein, whose translation MRDAVIVDAVRTPLGKGKPGGAYSEVHPVELHAHVLRSLAERTGLDPAEIDDVIGGTVAQVGEQSTNTTRMAVLAAGFPESVPATTVDRQCGSSQQALSFAAQGVIAGAYDIAIASGVESMSRVPIGSAALVDGVPRDFAGPSVAARYPGGLIPQGVSAELIARQWGLTREQLDEFALTSHQRAAQAWKNRWFDAEVAPLKVTASDGTVRQLDTDETIRPTTSMEGLAGLRTPFADQHWTDRFGDIDWKVTAGSSSPVNDGSAAVLVTSSEVAAAHGWTPRARIHTATVAADDPIMMLTGIIPATAKVLKRAGLTIADIDAFEVNEAFSPVVLAWEAETGADHAKVNVHGGAIAIGHPLGASGARLATTLLGVLERTGGRYGLQTMCEAGGTANAAIIERL comes from the coding sequence ATGCGCGACGCAGTCATCGTCGATGCCGTTCGGACACCATTGGGCAAGGGCAAGCCAGGGGGTGCGTACAGCGAGGTGCACCCGGTCGAGCTGCACGCGCACGTGCTGCGATCGCTCGCGGAGCGCACCGGTCTCGACCCGGCCGAGATCGACGACGTGATCGGTGGCACGGTCGCGCAGGTGGGGGAGCAGAGCACCAACACCACCCGGATGGCCGTGCTCGCCGCGGGCTTCCCCGAGTCGGTACCCGCGACCACGGTCGACCGGCAGTGCGGGTCGAGCCAGCAGGCGCTCAGCTTTGCCGCGCAGGGAGTGATCGCAGGGGCGTACGACATCGCGATCGCCTCCGGCGTCGAGTCGATGAGCCGGGTCCCGATCGGCAGCGCTGCCCTCGTCGACGGGGTGCCCCGCGACTTCGCCGGTCCGTCGGTGGCGGCGCGCTACCCGGGTGGACTGATTCCTCAGGGGGTGAGTGCCGAGCTCATCGCGCGCCAGTGGGGACTCACCCGCGAGCAGCTCGACGAGTTCGCGCTCACCAGTCATCAGCGCGCGGCGCAGGCGTGGAAGAACAGGTGGTTCGACGCAGAGGTGGCCCCGCTCAAGGTCACCGCCTCCGACGGGACGGTGCGCCAGCTCGACACGGACGAGACGATCCGTCCGACCACGTCGATGGAGGGGCTCGCAGGGCTGCGTACACCGTTCGCCGACCAGCACTGGACCGACCGGTTCGGTGACATCGACTGGAAGGTGACGGCCGGCAGCTCGAGCCCTGTCAACGACGGCTCGGCGGCTGTGCTCGTCACCAGCAGCGAGGTGGCGGCTGCTCACGGCTGGACGCCCCGCGCGCGCATCCACACCGCGACGGTCGCGGCCGACGACCCGATCATGATGCTGACCGGCATCATCCCGGCGACGGCCAAGGTGCTGAAGCGCGCGGGCCTGACCATCGCCGACATCGACGCCTTCGAGGTCAACGAGGCCTTCTCGCCCGTCGTGCTCGCCTGGGAGGCCGAGACCGGCGCCGACCACGCCAAGGTCAACGTGCACGGCGGCGCGATCGCGATCGGCCACCCGCTCGGGGCCAGCGGAGCCCGCCTCGCGACCACGCTGCTCGGCGTCCTCGAGCGCACGGGCGGCCGCTACGGACTGCAGACCATGTGCGAGGCCGGCGGCACCGCGAACGCCGCGATCATCGAGCGGCTCTGA
- a CDS encoding TetR/AcrR family transcriptional regulator yields the protein MPRQADPTTRDRILRTSTRLFYREGVQAVGMARIIDEAGCGKNALYRHFPSKSDLVTAYLDEFAIARDEAASAALDGVDDPAQALITLTRQIAADASHRSFRGCAIRNYLRETPPADDTAARRARTCVRRWRRRIDHLVGELGVADPKTLADRIWLIHEGLYADGRRSATVAVDLVEELITSAKKVG from the coding sequence ATGCCACGCCAGGCAGATCCGACGACACGCGACCGCATCCTGCGGACGTCGACCCGGCTGTTCTACCGCGAGGGTGTGCAGGCCGTCGGGATGGCCCGCATCATCGACGAGGCGGGGTGCGGCAAGAACGCGCTCTACCGTCACTTCCCCAGCAAGAGCGACCTGGTGACCGCCTACCTCGACGAGTTCGCAATCGCGCGCGACGAGGCCGCCAGCGCGGCGCTCGACGGCGTCGACGACCCGGCGCAGGCCCTGATCACGCTGACGCGCCAGATCGCAGCCGACGCGTCGCACCGTTCGTTCCGCGGCTGCGCGATCCGCAACTACCTGCGCGAGACGCCACCGGCGGACGACACGGCCGCCCGCCGCGCCCGTACCTGCGTACGACGGTGGCGTCGCCGCATCGACCACCTCGTCGGCGAGCTCGGCGTGGCCGACCCGAAGACCCTCGCCGACCGCATCTGGCTGATCCACGAGGGCCTGTACGCCGACGGCCGCCGCTCGGCGACGGTGGCCGTCGACCTCGTCGAGGAGCTGATCACCTCGGCCAAGAAAGTGGGATGA
- a CDS encoding alpha/beta fold hydrolase translates to MPLTATGIAYDHEPARDPSSPRVVFIHAGIADRRVWDPQIDALRGEYDLTRLDLRGFGESATAPTRPFRHDQDVAATLKELELEGVHLVGSSYGAGVAVETALLHGDLVASLVLAPPGGSLLASLTDTLSAFFAEEERALDAGDLDRAVEANVDAWVIGTGRTADDVTPGVADAVRTMQRRTFELGQQLGDIDADEVDPPALERLEAITAPTLLVVGGHDMDTSIDAAEHVESGLRDVTRHDWPDVAHLPSLEQPERFTELLRAWIAEREQA, encoded by the coding sequence GTGCCCCTGACTGCCACCGGCATCGCGTACGACCACGAGCCCGCTCGTGACCCCAGCTCACCTCGCGTGGTCTTCATCCACGCCGGCATCGCTGACCGCCGCGTGTGGGACCCGCAGATCGACGCCCTGCGTGGCGAGTACGACCTGACCCGCCTCGACCTGCGCGGCTTCGGAGAGAGCGCCACCGCGCCGACCCGGCCGTTCCGGCACGACCAGGACGTCGCCGCCACGCTCAAGGAGCTCGAACTCGAGGGCGTCCACCTGGTCGGCTCGTCGTACGGCGCCGGCGTGGCGGTCGAGACGGCGCTGCTGCACGGCGACCTGGTCGCCTCGCTCGTGCTCGCTCCCCCGGGCGGCAGCCTGCTCGCATCACTCACCGACACACTGTCGGCGTTCTTCGCCGAGGAGGAGCGCGCACTCGACGCCGGCGACCTCGACCGCGCCGTCGAGGCCAACGTCGACGCCTGGGTGATCGGCACCGGACGGACCGCGGACGACGTCACCCCGGGCGTCGCCGATGCCGTACGCACGATGCAGCGCCGCACGTTCGAGCTGGGTCAGCAGCTCGGTGACATCGACGCCGACGAGGTCGACCCGCCCGCGCTCGAACGGCTGGAAGCGATCACGGCCCCGACGCTGCTCGTCGTCGGCGGGCACGACATGGACACGTCGATCGATGCCGCCGAGCACGTCGAGTCGGGACTGCGCGACGTCACCCGGCACGACTGGCCGGACGTCGCGCACCTGCCCTCACTGGAGCAGCCCGAGAGGTTCACCGAGCTGCTCCGCGCGTGGATCGCGGAGCGCGAGCAGGCCTGA
- a CDS encoding RNB domain-containing ribonuclease produces MPKRQIVAPQADPDAGADAGPLEQAFQAVRTELELPTSYPDDAAAEAQQAAESAQLPERDETAVPFFTVDPPESKDLDQAIHLERAGDGFRLRYAIADVPSFVRPGGALDAETRKRGQTLYLPDVRIPLHPEVLSEGAASLLPGEVRPAFVWDITLDARGETQSAEVYRAQVRSQDRFDYDQVQQAIDGGTADERVALLKEVGERRIALERERGGASLPMPEQEISREGDTYTLSFRPVLASEDWNAQISLLTGMVAAEMMLHAQIGILRTMPAADQEALQRFHRQAAALGVPWPAEQPYGEFLRTLDRSDPKHLALIHAATSLFRGAGYTPFDGDVPDQPEQAAVAAPYAHVTAPLRRLVDRFGLTICEALSRGEQVPDWVRQALPTLPDIMRSTDELAGKVERACADAAEAAVLASHIGESLAASAVEKRDKGVLVQLKDFAVVGSCDGAAELGADVQVKVVSADISTRKVVLEIV; encoded by the coding sequence ATGCCGAAGCGACAGATCGTTGCCCCTCAGGCCGACCCCGACGCCGGTGCCGACGCCGGCCCGCTGGAGCAGGCGTTCCAGGCGGTCCGCACCGAGCTCGAGCTGCCGACGTCCTACCCGGATGACGCCGCAGCCGAGGCTCAGCAGGCCGCCGAGTCGGCGCAGCTGCCTGAGCGCGACGAGACCGCGGTCCCGTTCTTCACGGTCGACCCGCCGGAGTCCAAGGACCTCGACCAGGCCATCCACCTGGAGCGGGCCGGCGACGGGTTCCGCCTGCGCTACGCCATCGCCGACGTCCCCTCGTTCGTCCGGCCGGGCGGTGCTCTGGACGCCGAGACCCGCAAGCGCGGCCAGACGCTCTACCTGCCCGACGTGCGCATCCCGCTGCACCCGGAGGTGCTCAGCGAGGGCGCTGCGAGCCTGCTCCCGGGCGAGGTCCGACCGGCGTTCGTCTGGGACATCACGCTCGACGCCCGCGGTGAGACCCAGTCGGCCGAGGTCTACCGCGCGCAGGTGCGCAGCCAGGACCGGTTCGACTACGACCAGGTCCAGCAGGCGATCGACGGAGGCACCGCCGACGAGCGCGTCGCGCTGCTGAAGGAGGTCGGCGAGCGGCGCATCGCGCTCGAGCGCGAGCGCGGCGGCGCGAGCCTGCCGATGCCCGAGCAGGAGATCTCCCGCGAGGGCGACACCTACACGCTGTCCTTCCGTCCGGTCCTTGCGAGCGAGGACTGGAACGCTCAGATCTCGTTGCTGACCGGCATGGTCGCGGCCGAGATGATGCTGCACGCGCAGATCGGCATCCTGCGCACCATGCCGGCGGCCGACCAGGAGGCTCTGCAGCGGTTCCACCGTCAGGCCGCCGCGCTCGGTGTGCCGTGGCCGGCCGAGCAGCCCTACGGCGAGTTCCTGCGCACGCTCGACCGCTCCGACCCCAAGCACCTGGCGCTGATCCACGCGGCGACGTCGTTGTTCAGGGGCGCCGGCTACACACCGTTCGACGGTGATGTGCCCGACCAGCCCGAGCAGGCGGCGGTCGCGGCGCCGTACGCCCACGTGACCGCGCCGCTGCGGCGTCTGGTCGACCGGTTCGGTCTCACGATCTGTGAGGCACTCAGCCGGGGCGAGCAGGTGCCCGACTGGGTGCGGCAGGCGCTGCCGACGTTGCCCGACATCATGAGGTCGACCGACGAGCTGGCAGGCAAGGTCGAGCGTGCGTGTGCCGACGCAGCGGAGGCTGCCGTGCTGGCCAGCCACATCGGTGAGTCGCTGGCAGCGTCCGCGGTCGAGAAGCGCGACAAGGGCGTGCTCGTCCAGCTCAAGGACTTCGCGGTCGTCGGCTCCTGCGACGGCGCGGCCGAGCTCGGCGCTGACGTCCAGGTCAAGGTCGTCAGCGCCGACATCTCGACGCGCAAGGTCGTGCTCGAGATCGTCTGA
- a CDS encoding response regulator → MTITVVIVDDQAMVRQGIGALLGSQPDISVIGEAPDGAQAVREVARLTPDVVLMDVRMPEVNGLEATATIMSSPSPTRPKVLMLTTFDIDEYVYEALRIGASGFMLKDAPADELARAVRVVSQGDSLLAPSITKRLIAEATQRRSAVPKHSRLLDGLTTREREVLELVAAGLSNAEIAARLFVAEQTVKTHVSRVLAKLSLRDRAQAVVFAYEHGVVVPGS, encoded by the coding sequence ATGACGATCACGGTGGTCATCGTGGACGACCAGGCAATGGTGCGACAGGGGATCGGTGCGCTGCTCGGGTCTCAGCCCGACATCAGCGTCATCGGCGAGGCGCCCGACGGAGCGCAGGCGGTGCGGGAGGTCGCGCGGCTGACGCCCGACGTCGTCCTGATGGACGTGCGCATGCCCGAGGTCAACGGCCTCGAGGCGACGGCGACGATCATGTCCTCGCCGAGCCCGACGCGCCCGAAGGTCCTGATGCTGACGACGTTCGACATCGACGAGTACGTCTACGAGGCGCTGCGCATCGGGGCGAGTGGATTCATGCTCAAGGACGCCCCGGCCGACGAGCTCGCGCGCGCCGTGCGGGTGGTGTCCCAGGGCGACTCGCTGCTCGCACCGAGCATCACCAAGCGCCTCATCGCCGAGGCCACCCAACGGCGCAGCGCCGTGCCCAAGCACTCACGACTGCTCGACGGGCTCACCACGCGCGAGCGTGAGGTGCTCGAGCTGGTCGCGGCCGGCCTGTCCAACGCCGAGATCGCGGCCCGGCTCTTCGTGGCTGAGCAGACGGTCAAGACCCACGTGTCGCGGGTGCTCGCCAAGCTGAGCCTGCGCGACCGGGCGCAGGCCGTGGTCTTCGCGTACGAGCACGGCGTCGTCGTACCCGGCTCATGA
- a CDS encoding sensor histidine kinase: MPRLPRPRPVAATRAVARGSWSATKGMGRGLRLLTRLSQLHPDLPAALLAAIMLSIAWPTTGESHDVPASLWPVLGVMQVLPIVMLRRWPFYAWAASAAGAVVWWVLFDPLPVAPMPWPVTHFLILLLTILVAAMLAAPVEVGLVTLGSVVLFLVAMPDELKPWAIGAVLTVAFGLLIRWLVLSRRQLAEQSEATEVERARRAVVEERSRIARELHDGVAHHMSMVVVQAQSAPYRLDDVSPQAREEFAGIESAARQALNEVRGVLGVLRQENNAGETAPQPGIAQMPALLEGTRAAGVDVSWRLDIRPEECPTGTALVLHRILQESLANASRHAPGAPVEVTLARSGSHAELAVRNGPPTRAEDVITADRGGGNGISGMRARAEAVGGTFYAAPSQDGGFVVHASVPLEGRPQLTGLG, encoded by the coding sequence ATGCCCAGACTTCCGCGTCCACGTCCGGTGGCGGCCACTCGCGCCGTCGCGCGCGGCTCGTGGTCCGCCACCAAGGGGATGGGTCGCGGTCTACGTCTGCTGACCCGCCTCAGCCAGCTGCACCCCGACCTTCCCGCAGCACTGCTCGCGGCGATCATGCTCTCCATCGCCTGGCCGACGACGGGCGAGTCGCACGACGTCCCGGCCTCGTTGTGGCCCGTGCTCGGTGTCATGCAGGTGCTGCCGATCGTGATGCTGCGCAGGTGGCCGTTCTACGCATGGGCGGCGAGCGCGGCCGGTGCCGTGGTCTGGTGGGTGCTGTTCGACCCGCTGCCCGTCGCCCCGATGCCGTGGCCGGTGACGCACTTCTTGATCCTGCTGCTGACGATCCTGGTCGCAGCGATGCTCGCCGCCCCGGTCGAGGTGGGCCTGGTGACGCTCGGCAGCGTCGTGCTGTTCCTGGTCGCGATGCCGGACGAGCTCAAGCCATGGGCCATCGGCGCGGTGCTGACGGTCGCGTTCGGGCTGCTGATCCGGTGGCTGGTGCTGTCCCGTCGCCAGCTGGCCGAGCAGTCCGAGGCCACCGAGGTCGAGCGTGCGCGGCGCGCCGTGGTCGAGGAGCGCAGCCGCATCGCCCGCGAGCTGCACGACGGCGTCGCGCACCACATGTCGATGGTCGTGGTGCAGGCGCAGAGTGCGCCGTACCGGCTCGACGACGTCTCACCGCAGGCGCGCGAGGAGTTCGCCGGCATCGAGTCGGCCGCGCGGCAGGCCCTCAACGAGGTACGCGGTGTGCTGGGTGTGCTGCGCCAGGAGAACAACGCGGGTGAGACCGCTCCGCAGCCGGGGATCGCCCAGATGCCGGCGTTGCTCGAGGGGACGCGCGCTGCCGGGGTCGACGTGTCGTGGCGGCTCGACATCCGTCCGGAGGAGTGCCCGACGGGTACGGCGCTCGTCCTGCACCGCATCCTGCAGGAGTCGCTCGCCAACGCGAGCCGGCACGCACCGGGTGCGCCGGTCGAGGTCACGCTGGCGCGCAGCGGATCTCACGCCGAGCTCGCCGTCCGCAACGGTCCGCCGACCCGTGCCGAGGACGTCATCACCGCCGATCGCGGTGGGGGCAACGGCATCTCGGGCATGCGAGCCCGGGCGGAGGCCGTCGGTGGCACGTTCTACGCGGCACCGTCCCAGGACGGCGGGTTCGTCGTGCACGCGAGTGTGCCCCTGGAGGGCCGACCGCAGCTCACGGGCCTAGGTTGA
- a CDS encoding phospholipase A2, giving the protein MTTTTARRLTTMLLLSGAAWAALSSLDEPAPGPVDAGSEKAVTALVDQPGSHALQAIPASFERVEGYRPQIEDGMLLKPMGSCSGPVPLPRAFDDACKQHDLGYDLLRHAHKTDRTLPASARRSIDDQFERSMRATCEERSNAVSRGVCDGLAQAAVTSVRINSWRQHGSTPGHESALSIAAGGAAVITLGAGFGLAGIGLRTTARRVRREWSGAPANVTAVQS; this is encoded by the coding sequence ATGACGACGACCACCGCACGACGACTCACCACGATGCTGCTGCTCAGCGGTGCCGCCTGGGCCGCGCTCAGCAGTCTCGACGAGCCTGCTCCCGGACCGGTCGACGCCGGGTCGGAGAAGGCCGTCACTGCCCTGGTCGACCAGCCCGGTTCCCATGCGCTGCAGGCGATCCCGGCGTCGTTCGAGCGCGTCGAGGGGTATCGGCCGCAGATCGAGGACGGCATGCTCCTCAAGCCCATGGGCAGCTGCTCAGGGCCGGTGCCATTGCCCCGCGCGTTCGACGACGCGTGCAAGCAGCACGACCTGGGCTACGACCTGCTGCGCCATGCGCACAAGACCGACCGCACGCTCCCGGCCAGTGCGCGTCGCTCGATCGACGACCAGTTCGAGCGGTCGATGCGCGCGACGTGCGAGGAGCGGTCCAACGCCGTGTCGCGGGGCGTCTGCGACGGACTCGCCCAGGCTGCGGTCACCTCGGTGCGCATCAACTCCTGGCGCCAGCACGGGTCGACACCCGGCCATGAGAGCGCGTTGTCGATCGCAGCGGGAGGCGCCGCCGTGATCACTCTCGGCGCGGGCTTCGGACTGGCCGGGATCGGACTGCGTACGACCGCTCGCAGGGTCCGCCGGGAGTGGTCCGGTGCTCCCGCGAACGTCACGGCGGTGCAGTCATGA
- a CDS encoding alpha/beta-hydrolase family protein: protein MSAALTTSGAMAERRTADPRLPRASSAVAAVVAIALSLFPSYLPHSPIVQGVVTALFVLLAVGLVRRLHRTRRLSGRAHHAVLLACGAGLIGTVLWADRTQDTMRTDIGMAPLDAADWAGTVATASALVLLLRGVRGVWRRRRLLGKPLVAVGLAASVLMPASPVHGASTGDADGQLLSSAASPVGAVRSYADMVDGEGVRARAERAADQLVRGGGLQRDRVVIMIPTGSGWVDPNAVTGLENRFGRDVAMVGMQYADTPSWWAYLTDQDGAARGARALFDAVARRVDTVPADRRPQLHVYGESLGATAGQDIFTGPGGQDAARRVCSVLWVGTPGGERAGLPREASVANDDDPVVHAAPSTLFRSPDDGRPWLPVVSLVQTGVDYLGSLAVPTGAGHRYGPEQADALPIC, encoded by the coding sequence ATGAGCGCCGCCCTGACGACGTCCGGCGCCATGGCCGAGCGCCGCACCGCCGACCCCCGACTCCCCCGCGCCTCGAGCGCCGTCGCAGCAGTGGTCGCGATCGCGCTGTCGCTGTTCCCGTCGTACCTGCCTCACTCCCCGATCGTGCAAGGCGTGGTGACCGCGCTCTTCGTGCTGCTGGCCGTCGGACTGGTCCGGCGCCTCCACCGCACGAGGCGGCTGTCGGGGCGTGCCCATCACGCGGTTCTGCTCGCGTGCGGCGCCGGCCTCATCGGCACGGTGCTGTGGGCCGATCGCACGCAGGACACGATGCGCACCGACATCGGTATGGCGCCGCTCGACGCGGCCGACTGGGCGGGCACCGTCGCCACCGCGAGCGCACTCGTCCTGCTGCTCCGCGGCGTACGCGGGGTGTGGCGGCGCCGTCGCCTGCTCGGCAAGCCGCTCGTCGCCGTCGGGCTCGCGGCCTCGGTGCTGATGCCGGCGTCTCCGGTGCACGGTGCGTCGACCGGTGACGCCGACGGCCAGCTGTTGTCGTCGGCAGCCTCTCCGGTCGGTGCCGTCCGGTCGTACGCCGACATGGTCGACGGGGAGGGCGTGCGGGCGCGGGCCGAGCGCGCGGCCGACCAGCTCGTCCGCGGCGGTGGGCTGCAGCGCGACCGTGTCGTCATCATGATCCCGACCGGGTCCGGCTGGGTCGACCCCAACGCCGTCACGGGACTGGAGAACCGGTTCGGCCGAGACGTCGCCATGGTCGGCATGCAGTACGCCGACACGCCGAGCTGGTGGGCCTACCTCACCGACCAGGACGGCGCCGCGCGAGGTGCCAGGGCCTTGTTCGACGCGGTCGCCCGACGTGTCGACACCGTCCCGGCCGACCGGCGCCCGCAGCTGCACGTCTACGGCGAGAGCCTCGGGGCCACCGCGGGTCAGGACATCTTCACCGGACCGGGAGGCCAGGACGCAGCACGCCGGGTCTGCTCGGTGCTCTGGGTCGGTACGCCGGGCGGCGAGCGCGCGGGGCTGCCCCGTGAGGCGTCCGTCGCCAACGACGACGACCCCGTCGTGCACGCGGCGCCGAGCACGCTGTTCCGCTCCCCTGACGACGGCCGCCCGTGGCTGCCGGTCGTGAGCCTCGTGCAGACCGGTGTCGACTACCTCGGATCTCTCGCGGTGCCCACCGGTGCAGGACACCGTTACGGCCCCGAGCAGGCCGACGCGCTGCCGATCTGCTGA
- a CDS encoding YaaA family protein: protein MLILLPPSETKHERRRGKPLDLEGLSFPELTSTRVMVAKALAEVSHRDDAAAALGVSPNLADDIARNTRLETAPALPAQDLYTGVLYDALDLGSLDTAALRRARRWVVVVSALYGALRPKDKVAPYRLSMSVNLDGVGPVAATWRDELDPVLTAAAGRGVVVDCRSSTYVAAWTPRGDVARRWVQVRVPGATHMAKHTRGLLTRHLCVAGVDARTPQALEKVAAQAFSTQLTPPEREGRPWVLDVIAP, encoded by the coding sequence GTGCTCATCCTGCTGCCGCCGTCCGAGACCAAGCACGAGCGTCGCCGGGGCAAGCCGCTCGACCTGGAGGGCCTGTCCTTCCCCGAGCTGACGAGCACTCGGGTGATGGTCGCCAAGGCGCTGGCCGAGGTCAGTCACCGCGACGACGCGGCGGCCGCCCTCGGGGTCAGCCCCAACCTGGCCGACGACATCGCGCGCAACACCCGCCTCGAAACCGCGCCCGCCCTCCCGGCGCAGGACCTCTACACCGGGGTCCTCTACGACGCGCTCGACCTCGGGTCGCTCGACACGGCGGCACTGCGCCGCGCGCGTCGTTGGGTGGTCGTCGTCTCTGCGCTCTACGGCGCGCTGAGGCCCAAGGACAAGGTCGCGCCGTACAGGCTGTCGATGAGCGTCAACCTCGACGGTGTCGGTCCGGTCGCCGCCACGTGGCGCGACGAGCTCGACCCGGTGCTGACCGCAGCAGCCGGGCGAGGTGTCGTCGTCGACTGCCGTTCGAGCACGTACGTCGCCGCGTGGACACCCCGTGGCGACGTCGCCCGCAGGTGGGTGCAGGTCCGTGTGCCGGGTGCGACCCACATGGCCAAGCACACGCGTGGCCTGCTCACCCGCCACCTGTGCGTCGCCGGCGTCGACGCTCGCACACCGCAGGCGCTGGAAAAGGTTGCGGCACAGGCGTTCTCGACACAGCTGACTCCCCCTGAGCGCGAGGGCCGCCCCTGGGTGCTCGACGTGATCGCGCCATGA
- a CDS encoding SLC13 family permease — MSLADLTDLAEHVLPVMVFLVMITVVAEIADIAGVFDVAGHWAARAGHHRTWQLWLLIAALSTVCTVVLSLDTTAVLLTPVVIAVARQVGVRPLPFALTTLWLANTASLLLPVSNLTNLLALHRFSELGLDLSDYVALTRKPALAAVLATLAVIAVLHWRDLRGSYAIEPPADPHDRPLLIAAACVCVALGPAFVLLPTPAVPATIAAAVLLTGLAVRQRHRVREVAVPWGMVLAVTALLVLVEVAAQHGLHRHLAGLVGSGTDAGALWQVSAVGAATANVTNNLPAYLALERLTDQDPQRLVALLIGTNLGPLITVWGSLATLLWRERCRRSGLTIALAPLAARSAVCAVVVVAAATTALTVL, encoded by the coding sequence GTGAGCCTCGCCGACCTCACCGATCTGGCCGAGCACGTGCTGCCGGTCATGGTCTTCCTGGTGATGATCACCGTCGTCGCTGAGATCGCCGACATCGCAGGCGTTTTCGACGTCGCCGGCCACTGGGCGGCGCGCGCTGGTCACCATCGCACGTGGCAGCTGTGGCTGCTCATCGCCGCACTGTCGACCGTGTGCACGGTGGTGCTGAGCCTCGACACGACCGCGGTGCTGCTCACCCCCGTCGTGATCGCCGTGGCCCGCCAGGTCGGCGTACGACCCCTGCCGTTCGCGCTCACCACCCTGTGGCTCGCCAACACGGCTTCGTTGCTGCTGCCGGTCTCCAACCTCACCAATCTGCTTGCGCTGCACCGCTTCTCAGAGCTCGGCCTCGACCTGTCCGACTACGTGGCGCTCACCCGGAAGCCCGCGCTGGCAGCCGTTCTCGCAACGCTCGCGGTCATCGCTGTCCTGCACTGGCGGGACCTGCGCGGTTCGTACGCAATCGAGCCGCCTGCGGATCCCCACGACCGACCCTTGCTGATCGCCGCCGCCTGTGTGTGCGTGGCTCTGGGACCGGCGTTCGTCCTGCTCCCGACGCCAGCGGTGCCGGCCACGATCGCCGCGGCCGTCCTGCTGACCGGCCTTGCCGTCCGTCAGCGGCACCGGGTGCGGGAGGTGGCCGTGCCCTGGGGAATGGTCCTCGCGGTCACGGCCCTGCTGGTGCTGGTCGAGGTCGCCGCCCAGCACGGACTGCACCGGCACCTCGCGGGGCTCGTCGGCAGCGGCACCGATGCGGGTGCGCTGTGGCAGGTGAGCGCCGTCGGTGCTGCGACGGCCAACGTGACCAACAACCTGCCCGCCTACCTCGCCCTCGAACGCCTCACCGACCAGGACCCGCAGCGGCTGGTGGCTCTGCTGATCGGCACCAACCTCGGCCCGCTGATCACCGTATGGGGATCGCTCGCGACCCTGCTGTGGCGTGAGCGGTGCCGGCGCTCGGGCCTCACGATCGCCCTGGCGCCGCTGGCCGCACGGAGCGCGGTGTGCGCGGTGGTCGTGGTGGCCGCCGCGACCACCGCGCTCACCGTCCTCTGA